A stretch of Streptococcus chenjunshii DNA encodes these proteins:
- the ftsX gene encoding permease-like cell division protein FtsX, whose amino-acid sequence MIRNFFHHLWESMKSLKRNFWMTLASVSSVTITLTLLGIFGAVLLNTERLASGIENNIQINTYLEIDSTDNSEMTADPAGQPVANENYHKVYDQIMAISGVKSITFSSKDEQLKQLQDTYGDDWALLDGDSNPLQDVYVVEAAAPEEVKDIAESISGIEGVESVDYGGSDSDQLFRFAALIRTWGLVGTGLLVLVAIFLISNTIRITIISRRRDIEIMRLVGAKNSYIRGPFFFEGAWVGFLGAIIPSLVVYFLYQYVYRAFSPSLELQSLSLYDPGFFLPSLIGLLFLIGIVIGSIGSMLSMRRYLKF is encoded by the coding sequence ATGATTAGAAACTTTTTCCATCATTTGTGGGAATCCATGAAGAGCTTAAAGCGTAATTTTTGGATGACGCTGGCTTCTGTCAGTTCGGTAACAATTACCTTGACCTTGCTTGGTATTTTTGGAGCAGTCCTTCTGAATACTGAGCGGTTAGCCTCAGGTATTGAGAATAATATCCAAATCAATACTTATCTGGAGATTGATTCAACGGATAATTCAGAAATGACAGCTGATCCTGCCGGTCAGCCTGTTGCTAACGAAAATTATCATAAGGTTTATGACCAGATTATGGCAATATCAGGCGTGAAGTCCATCACTTTTTCCAGCAAGGATGAGCAGCTGAAGCAACTTCAGGACACTTATGGTGATGATTGGGCACTGCTTGATGGGGATTCTAATCCTCTGCAGGATGTTTATGTCGTCGAGGCTGCTGCCCCTGAGGAAGTCAAAGATATTGCAGAGAGTATCAGCGGCATTGAGGGTGTAGAGTCCGTAGACTACGGCGGTTCTGATTCAGATCAGCTCTTCAGATTTGCTGCTCTAATACGTACCTGGGGCCTTGTCGGTACCGGTCTGCTTGTTCTGGTCGCTATTTTTCTGATTTCAAATACGATTCGGATTACCATTATCTCAAGACGGCGTGATATTGAAATCATGCGATTGGTTGGTGCTAAAAATTCTTATATCCGCGGACCTTTCTTCTTTGAAGGTGCCTGGGTAGGGTTCTTGGGAGCTATTATTCCTTCTTTGGTTGTCTACTTCCTTTATCAATATGTATATAGAGCCTTCAGTCCAAGCTTAGAACTGCAAAGTCTTTCACTGTACGATCCCGGTTTCTTCCTTCCATCCCTAATCGGTCTGCTGTTTCTGATCGGCATTGTCATTGGCTCAATCGGTTCGATGCTGTCAATGCGCCGTTATTTGAAATTTTAA
- the ftsE gene encoding cell division ATP-binding protein FtsE — protein MALIEMNGVSKKYHRSTTALRDITISVDQGEFVYLVGPSGAGKSTFIRLLYREEAHTKGTLRVGKFNLDKIKKREIPMLRRSIGVVFQDYKLLPAKTVYENVAYAMQVIGAKKRDIQKRVTEVLDLVGLKHKMRSFPDQLSGGEQQRVAIARAIVNNPKVLIADEPTGNLDPEIAWEIMQLLERINLQGTTVLMATHNSQIVNSLRHRVVAIEDGRVVRDEEEGEYGYDD, from the coding sequence ATGGCTTTAATTGAAATGAACGGTGTCAGTAAAAAATACCACCGTTCAACCACTGCTTTGAGAGATATTACTATTTCTGTTGATCAGGGTGAATTTGTCTATCTTGTCGGTCCGTCCGGAGCAGGGAAGTCAACATTTATCAGGCTTCTCTACCGCGAGGAGGCCCATACTAAAGGGACGCTGCGTGTCGGCAAGTTCAATCTGGATAAGATAAAAAAGCGGGAAATTCCCATGCTGCGCCGCAGCATAGGCGTAGTCTTCCAAGACTATAAACTGCTTCCGGCCAAGACTGTTTACGAAAATGTTGCCTATGCCATGCAGGTTATCGGTGCCAAAAAGCGTGATATTCAAAAGCGTGTTACCGAGGTTCTTGATTTAGTAGGACTCAAGCACAAAATGCGTTCTTTTCCCGATCAGCTGTCGGGCGGCGAGCAGCAGCGTGTAGCTATTGCTCGGGCGATTGTCAATAATCCTAAAGTCCTGATTGCTGATGAACCGACTGGGAACCTTGACCCAGAAATCGCTTGGGAAATTATGCAGCTTTTAGAGCGGATTAATCTGCAGGGAACTACTGTACTTATGGCAACACATAATAGCCAAATTGTGAACTCACTTCGCCATCGCGTTGTCGCAATTGAAGATGGTCGTGTGGTACGTGATGAAGAGGAAGGAGAATACGGTTACGATGATTAG
- the prfB gene encoding peptide chain release factor 2 (programmed frameshift), which translates to MELAEIRQKIAENQEKLTDFRRSLDLENLEEEIAQLEHQMTEPDFWTDSSAAQKISQELNELKTTYETFHSMAELCDETELLLEMLPEDQSLQGELEEKLGELDKIMADYEMALLLSEPYDHNNAILEIHPGSGGTEAQDWGDMLLRMYTRFGNARGFKVELLDYQAGDEAGIKSATLAFTGANAYGLLKSEMGVHRLVRISPFDSAKRRHTSFASVEVMPELDETIEVTIRDEDIKMDTFRSGGAGGQNVNKVSTGVRLTHIPTGLVAASTVDRTQYGNRDRAMKLLQAKLYQMEEEKKAQEIDALKGDKKEITWGSQIRSYVFTPYTMVKDHRSGYELAQVDRVMDGELTGFIDAYLKWRMSDQ; encoded by the exons GTGGAATTAGCTGAAATTCGTCAAAAAATAGCAGAAAATCAAGAGAAGCTGACTGACTTCAGGAGGTCTCTT GACTTAGAAAACTTGGAAGAAGAGATTGCCCAGCTTGAACATCAAATGACTGAGCCTGATTTTTGGACTGACAGCTCGGCTGCTCAAAAAATATCACAGGAACTGAATGAACTGAAGACAACCTATGAGACCTTCCATAGTATGGCAGAACTGTGTGATGAAACAGAATTGCTACTGGAAATGCTGCCGGAAGATCAGTCTTTACAGGGAGAACTGGAAGAGAAGCTGGGAGAGCTGGATAAAATCATGGCAGACTATGAAATGGCTCTGCTTTTATCAGAGCCTTATGACCATAATAATGCCATTTTGGAAATTCATCCGGGATCTGGCGGAACGGAAGCACAGGACTGGGGAGATATGCTGCTGCGCATGTATACCCGTTTTGGCAATGCCAGAGGGTTTAAAGTTGAACTTCTGGATTATCAGGCCGGCGATGAAGCCGGGATCAAATCAGCGACCTTAGCTTTTACGGGTGCTAATGCCTATGGTCTATTAAAATCGGAAATGGGCGTGCACCGTTTGGTGCGAATTTCTCCGTTTGATTCTGCCAAGCGCCGCCACACTTCTTTTGCATCTGTTGAAGTGATGCCCGAGCTTGATGAAACGATTGAGGTAACTATTCGTGATGAAGACATCAAGATGGACACTTTCCGCTCTGGCGGAGCCGGCGGTCAAAATGTCAATAAAGTGTCAACCGGTGTCCGTCTTACACATATACCGACCGGTCTTGTCGCAGCTTCGACTGTTGACCGTACCCAGTATGGTAACCGTGATCGGGCGATGAAACTGCTTCAGGCTAAGCTTTACCAGATGGAAGAAGAGAAAAAAGCTCAGGAAATTGATGCACTTAAGGGAGATAAAAAAGAAATTACTTGGGGCAGCCAAATTAGGTCCTATGTCTTTACGCCTTATACCATGGTGAAAGATCACCGCAGCGGCTATGAACTGGCTCAGGTTGACCGGGTTATGGACGGAGAGCTGACCGGCTTTATTGATGCTTATCTAAAATGGCGGATGAGCGATCAGTGA
- the queG gene encoding tRNA epoxyqueuosine(34) reductase QueG: MDIKEEIKELAADIGISKIGFTKADDFAYLEKSLRLAVAEKRNSGFEHKIIEDRLDPKRSLASAKTIIAIAVAYPHKLSIKPPKTQYRRGKITPNSWGVDYHQVLQDKLKRLAEGIEQLCADFSFEHKAMVDTGALVDTAVARRAGIGFIGKNGLVISKEFGSYMYLGELITNLDIEPDQPVDYDCGDCRRCLDACPTSCLIGDGSMNARRCLSFQTQDKGMMALEFRKKIKTVIYGCDICQICCPYNKGIDNPPASAIDPELAMPELLPFLELTNKSFKEQFGLLAAAWRGKNILQRNAIIALANIHDKSALVKLMEIIDKNNNPVHTATAIWAIGEIVRKPDAALLDFLHHLNLKEEDSQKELAAVLAKWQN, from the coding sequence ATGGATATCAAAGAAGAAATTAAGGAGCTGGCTGCCGATATTGGGATTTCAAAAATCGGTTTCACAAAAGCGGATGATTTTGCTTATTTAGAAAAATCACTGCGTCTGGCTGTTGCAGAAAAGCGAAATTCGGGCTTTGAACATAAAATCATTGAAGACCGTCTCGATCCTAAGCGTTCGCTTGCATCTGCTAAGACTATTATCGCTATCGCTGTCGCTTATCCGCATAAGCTGTCAATTAAACCGCCTAAAACACAATACCGCCGCGGGAAAATCACACCCAATTCTTGGGGAGTGGACTATCATCAGGTTTTGCAGGACAAATTGAAACGTTTAGCCGAAGGGATTGAACAGCTCTGTGCAGATTTTTCTTTTGAGCATAAAGCTATGGTAGATACAGGTGCTTTAGTTGATACGGCGGTTGCCAGACGAGCCGGAATCGGTTTTATCGGGAAAAACGGCTTGGTTATTTCTAAGGAATTTGGTTCTTACATGTATTTAGGGGAACTGATTACCAATCTGGACATTGAACCTGACCAGCCGGTTGATTATGACTGCGGTGACTGCCGGCGCTGCCTGGATGCCTGTCCGACGTCCTGTCTGATCGGCGATGGCAGTATGAATGCTAGACGCTGCCTCTCCTTTCAGACACAGGACAAAGGAATGATGGCGCTGGAATTTCGCAAAAAAATCAAGACGGTCATTTACGGCTGTGATATCTGCCAAATTTGCTGTCCATATAATAAAGGTATTGATAATCCTCCTGCTAGTGCTATTGACCCGGAATTGGCGATGCCCGAATTGCTGCCTTTTTTGGAGTTAACTAATAAATCTTTTAAAGAACAGTTTGGCCTGCTTGCAGCAGCCTGGCGCGGAAAGAATATTCTGCAGCGCAATGCCATCATTGCTTTAGCGAACATTCATGACAAGAGTGCCTTAGTCAAACTTATGGAAATTATTGATAAAAATAATAATCCTGTTCATACAGCCACAGCTATCTGGGCAATAGGAGAGATTGTCAGGAAACCGGATGCTGCATTGTTGGATTTTCTGCATCATCTGAATCTGAAAGAAGAGGATAGCCAAAAAGAACTGGCTGCAGTGCTTGCAAAATGGCAAAACTGA
- a CDS encoding HAD family hydrolase, with amino-acid sequence MIKAVIFDMDGVLFDTESFYFKRREQFLAEKGISIAHLKARDFVGGRLDQIWDKLLAGRSSDYDTKSLEGQYILYKEKHRAPYQELIFPDTKQVIRSLQEKGIRLALASNAEYGDIFFALESTGLKDSFEVVLSGSDFTESKPDPAIYNKACEMLGLEKEAILVIEDSSKGIAAGKAAGLRVFAIRDRLFGIDQTQADVLVDHLSQVWQKIAEENTFS; translated from the coding sequence ATGATTAAAGCAGTAATTTTTGACATGGATGGTGTTTTATTTGACACTGAAAGCTTTTATTTTAAGCGCAGGGAGCAGTTTCTAGCAGAAAAAGGCATTTCTATCGCTCATTTAAAAGCCAGAGACTTTGTAGGCGGACGTCTGGATCAGATTTGGGATAAACTGTTAGCTGGCCGTTCTTCTGATTATGATACTAAAAGTTTGGAAGGGCAGTACATTCTGTATAAAGAAAAACACCGGGCACCTTATCAGGAACTGATTTTTCCTGATACTAAACAGGTCATTCGCAGTTTACAGGAAAAAGGGATTCGGCTGGCTTTAGCTTCTAATGCTGAATACGGTGATATTTTCTTTGCTTTGGAAAGTACGGGGCTTAAAGACTCTTTTGAAGTGGTTCTCTCAGGCAGTGACTTTACAGAAAGCAAACCGGACCCTGCTATTTATAATAAAGCCTGTGAGATGCTGGGTCTCGAAAAAGAAGCCATTCTCGTTATTGAGGATAGTTCAAAGGGAATCGCAGCTGGAAAAGCAGCCGGCTTGCGCGTCTTTGCTATTCGTGACCGTTTGTTTGGTATCGATCAAACCCAAGCAGATGTTTTGGTTGATCATTTAAGTCAAGTATGGCAAAAAATTGCAGAGGAAAATACTTTTTCTTAA
- a CDS encoding metallophosphoesterase has translation MTKLAIISDLHIDLNQFGDFEIETLIAVLKEEKVSHLHLAGDISNHFYTVSQPFIEQMAAHFTVTYNLGNHDMLDLSEKEIQQLDFQIFPLGNRTLLSFHGWYDYSFYPTRTDAQNLKFKNTFWFDRRLKRSMSDKELTLQSAHRLEQTLARLDHNLIVSMHFVPHRRFTMTHERFKPFNAFLGSHIFHNIFKKYGVSDVVFGHAHRSYGCQNIEGVAYHSRPLGYIREWDLTIGFVSQHPVYNPSGTWNLSKRYNAVKNQKDFLAYKKKHLAEEFRRSITLFPLK, from the coding sequence ATGACTAAACTCGCTATTATCAGTGATCTGCATATCGATCTCAATCAATTCGGCGATTTTGAAATCGAAACACTGATTGCTGTACTGAAAGAAGAAAAGGTTAGCCATTTGCACCTGGCCGGAGATATTTCCAACCATTTTTATACTGTTTCCCAGCCTTTTATAGAACAAATGGCTGCTCATTTTACGGTTACTTACAATTTGGGGAACCATGATATGCTGGATTTATCTGAAAAAGAAATTCAGCAGCTGGACTTTCAAATCTTTCCGCTTGGAAATAGGACGCTTCTTTCGTTCCACGGTTGGTACGATTATTCTTTCTACCCGACCAGAACGGATGCACAGAATCTCAAATTCAAAAATACTTTTTGGTTTGATAGAAGGCTTAAGCGCAGCATGAGTGATAAAGAGCTGACTCTGCAAAGCGCCCATCGCCTTGAGCAGACCTTAGCACGCCTTGACCACAATCTTATTGTCAGTATGCATTTTGTGCCCCATCGCCGATTCACCATGACGCATGAAAGATTTAAACCTTTTAATGCTTTTTTAGGCAGTCACATTTTCCATAATATTTTTAAAAAATACGGCGTTTCCGATGTCGTTTTCGGTCACGCCCACAGATCTTACGGCTGCCAAAATATTGAAGGTGTCGCCTACCATTCCCGGCCACTGGGCTATATCCGCGAATGGGACTTAACCATCGGCTTTGTCAGCCAGCACCCTGTCTACAACCCCAGCGGTACTTGGAATCTCAGCAAACGTTATAATGCGGTGAAAAATCAAAAAGACTTTCTAGCCTATAAAAAAAAGCATCTGGCTGAGGAATTTAGAAGATCCATAACCCTTTTTCCGCTGAAATAA
- a CDS encoding MIP/aquaporin family protein produces the protein MKKFFAELIGTFILVFVGTSAAVFGGGSAGIGITGIALAFGLTIVASAYSIGTVSGAHLNPAVSIALFINKRINSKDLLIYICAQIIGALLGSFTLQVLIANIGVVTDNLGQNLFNGVNAVGAFLVETILTFIFVLVIVTVTSAKKGNANLAGLIIGLTLTLIHFVGIPLTGMSANPARSLAPALLTGGDALGQLWVFILAPILGAVLAALVGRYLLGTEEHA, from the coding sequence ATGAAAAAGTTTTTTGCTGAATTGATTGGAACCTTTATTCTTGTTTTTGTTGGGACAAGTGCTGCTGTTTTTGGCGGCGGTTCAGCCGGTATTGGAATCACTGGGATTGCCTTGGCTTTTGGTTTAACCATTGTTGCTTCTGCTTACAGTATTGGGACAGTATCAGGCGCTCATTTAAATCCGGCTGTTTCTATCGCTTTATTCATCAATAAGCGTATAAACAGCAAGGACCTGCTTATCTACATCTGTGCTCAGATTATTGGTGCACTTTTAGGATCGTTTACTTTACAAGTCTTGATTGCTAATATCGGTGTTGTAACCGATAACCTTGGGCAGAATCTGTTTAATGGTGTTAATGCCGTCGGTGCTTTCTTGGTTGAAACGATTTTGACCTTTATCTTTGTTCTGGTGATTGTGACGGTCACATCGGCCAAGAAAGGGAATGCTAACCTGGCTGGTTTGATTATCGGTTTAACCCTGACCCTTATTCACTTCGTTGGGATACCGCTGACCGGTATGTCAGCTAATCCAGCACGGAGTTTGGCCCCAGCATTATTAACTGGAGGCGATGCTCTCGGTCAATTATGGGTCTTTATTTTAGCACCGATTCTGGGAGCAGTTCTGGCGGCTCTTGTCGGCCGTTACTTGCTCGGAACGGAAGAACACGCATAA
- a CDS encoding cation-translocating P-type ATPase produces the protein MSKEQKKETFYTQDVSSVLSALESSKKGLTTQEAQQRLADYGRNELDEGEKRTLFAKFIDQFKDLMIIILLVAAVLSVITSGGEGVTDAIIILAVVILNAAFGVYQEGQAEAAIAALKSMSSPLARVRRDGHVKEVDAKELVPGDIVMLEAGDVVPADMRLLEANSLKIEEAALTGESVPVDKDLSAAVPADAGIGDRLNMAYQNSNVTYGRGMGLVTNTGMYTEVGHIAGMLANADETDTPLKQNLNQLSKFLTYVVVAIALVTFIVGVFLRGQEVLTGLMTAVALAVAAIPEGLPAIVTVVLSLGTQTLAKRNSIVRKLPAVETLGSTEIIASDKTGTLTMNQMTVEKMYYNGQLHDANDDIEANNMALRIMNFANDTKVDQKGKLIGDPTETALVQYGFDHSFDVREALKEEPRVGEIPFDSDRKLMSTIHKIADGKFLVAVKGAPDQLLKRVTQIEENGSVRAITEADRETILAANKSLAKQALRVLMMAYKYEDRVPELDSDIIENHLIFAGLVGMIDPERPEAAEAVRVAKEAGIRPIMITGDHQDTAEAIAKRLGIIEADDVEDHVFTGAELNELSDEEFQKVFKQYSVYARVSPEHKVRIVKAWQNEGKVVAMTGDGVNDAPSLKTADIGIGMGITGTEVSKGASDMVLADDNFATIIVAVEEGRKVFSNIQKSIQYLLSANMAEVFTIFFATLFGWDVLEPVHLLWINLVTDTLPAIALGVEPAEPGVMRHKPRGRQSSFFSGGVMGAIIYQGILQTLLVLGVYGWAIINPEHAGSQAIHEDALTMAYATLGLIQLVHAFNVKSVYQSIFKVGLFKNKLFNWSIPVAFVLLMSTIAIPGFNTFFHVAHLSLTQWGVVVLGSLLMVLIVELVKAVQRAAGQDKKAI, from the coding sequence TTGTCAAAAGAACAAAAGAAAGAAACGTTTTATACGCAGGATGTATCTTCTGTGCTATCCGCTTTGGAAAGCTCTAAAAAGGGGCTGACAACTCAAGAAGCGCAGCAGCGTCTGGCCGATTATGGCCGCAATGAACTGGATGAAGGAGAGAAGCGCACTCTTTTTGCCAAGTTTATTGATCAGTTTAAGGATTTAATGATTATTATCCTGCTGGTTGCTGCGGTTCTGTCGGTTATCACGTCAGGCGGAGAAGGTGTTACAGATGCCATTATTATTTTGGCTGTTGTTATTTTAAATGCTGCATTTGGTGTTTATCAGGAGGGACAGGCCGAAGCTGCCATTGCCGCTTTAAAATCAATGTCCAGTCCCTTAGCGCGAGTCCGCCGCGACGGTCATGTAAAAGAAGTTGATGCAAAGGAGCTTGTTCCCGGCGATATTGTTATGCTGGAAGCGGGCGATGTTGTTCCGGCTGATATGCGGCTTTTAGAGGCTAACTCGCTCAAGATTGAAGAGGCTGCCCTTACAGGAGAATCGGTTCCTGTGGATAAAGATTTATCGGCTGCGGTTCCTGCTGATGCCGGTATTGGCGACCGTCTGAATATGGCTTATCAAAACTCAAATGTGACTTATGGCCGCGGTATGGGGCTGGTTACCAACACCGGTATGTATACTGAGGTTGGCCATATCGCGGGGATGCTGGCTAATGCCGATGAGACAGATACGCCTCTTAAGCAAAATTTAAATCAGCTGTCTAAGTTCCTAACCTATGTTGTCGTGGCTATTGCGCTGGTCACTTTTATAGTTGGTGTCTTTCTTCGCGGTCAGGAAGTCCTCACTGGTCTGATGACTGCTGTAGCCCTTGCTGTTGCTGCGATTCCGGAAGGTCTCCCGGCTATCGTGACAGTTGTTCTGTCATTGGGGACACAAACGCTTGCTAAACGTAATTCGATTGTGCGCAAGCTTCCTGCTGTTGAAACATTGGGATCTACAGAAATTATTGCCTCTGATAAAACAGGGACACTGACGATGAATCAAATGACTGTTGAAAAAATGTATTACAATGGTCAGCTCCATGATGCCAATGATGATATTGAAGCGAACAATATGGCGCTTCGAATTATGAACTTTGCAAATGATACTAAGGTTGATCAAAAAGGAAAATTGATTGGTGATCCGACAGAAACAGCGCTTGTACAATACGGTTTTGACCATAGTTTTGATGTTCGTGAAGCGCTAAAAGAAGAACCGCGTGTGGGAGAAATTCCTTTTGATTCTGACCGGAAGCTTATGTCAACCATCCATAAAATAGCAGATGGTAAGTTTTTAGTGGCTGTCAAAGGGGCACCGGATCAGCTGCTTAAACGTGTCACACAGATTGAAGAAAACGGGTCTGTTCGTGCGATTACAGAGGCTGACAGGGAAACCATCCTTGCCGCTAATAAATCGCTTGCCAAACAAGCTCTGCGCGTGCTGATGATGGCCTACAAATATGAAGACAGGGTACCGGAACTCGATTCAGATATTATTGAAAACCATCTTATTTTTGCCGGACTTGTCGGTATGATTGATCCAGAACGGCCAGAAGCCGCAGAAGCTGTTCGTGTAGCCAAAGAGGCGGGCATACGTCCGATTATGATTACGGGAGACCATCAGGATACAGCGGAAGCTATTGCTAAACGGCTTGGCATTATTGAAGCGGATGATGTGGAAGATCATGTCTTTACTGGCGCTGAACTGAATGAATTATCAGATGAAGAGTTCCAAAAAGTTTTCAAACAGTATTCTGTTTATGCGCGTGTATCGCCGGAGCATAAGGTGCGAATCGTTAAAGCCTGGCAAAATGAGGGCAAGGTAGTGGCTATGACAGGTGACGGAGTTAATGATGCACCGTCTCTTAAAACAGCTGATATCGGTATCGGTATGGGAATTACCGGGACGGAAGTTTCTAAAGGCGCTTCGGATATGGTACTTGCCGATGATAATTTTGCGACAATCATTGTAGCGGTTGAAGAGGGGCGCAAGGTCTTCTCTAATATTCAAAAATCAATTCAATACCTTTTGTCAGCTAATATGGCTGAAGTCTTTACCATCTTTTTTGCTACCCTTTTTGGCTGGGATGTGTTAGAACCGGTTCATCTGCTGTGGATTAATTTGGTAACTGATACTTTGCCTGCTATTGCATTGGGAGTTGAGCCGGCTGAACCGGGAGTTATGAGACACAAACCGCGCGGCCGCCAATCCAGTTTCTTTTCAGGCGGTGTGATGGGGGCCATTATTTATCAGGGAATTCTGCAGACGCTGCTGGTTTTAGGGGTTTACGGCTGGGCTATTATTAATCCTGAACATGCGGGCAGTCAGGCTATACACGAGGATGCCCTGACTATGGCTTATGCGACACTGGGCTTGATTCAGCTGGTTCATGCCTTTAACGTCAAGTCGGTTTATCAGTCTATTTTTAAAGTAGGACTCTTTAAAAATAAACTCTTTAACTGGTCTATTCCGGTGGCATTTGTTCTTTTGATGTCAACGATTGCTATTCCGGGCTTCAATACTTTCTTCCATGTTGCCCATTTGAGTTTAACACAATGGGGAGTTGTTGTTCTCGGCAGCCTTCTGATGGTCCTTATTGTTGAACTGGTTAAGGCCGTACAGCGAGCAGCCGGTCAAGACAAAAAAGCTATCTAA
- a CDS encoding YhcH/YjgK/YiaL family protein: protein MTAIATQVLAQNLLEHLGGAANVKDVRYCSTRLRFRLKKTASADSLSLKALEDLLNLSVALPYQEEKDVEKYEGEVRHYMKMTAGMAYVCFPWAAHRAVFHFDEPLTFTKAVIKLAVEERKNNDRTTAANKN from the coding sequence ATGACTGCTATAGCTACACAAGTATTGGCACAGAATCTGTTGGAACATCTGGGCGGTGCTGCCAATGTTAAAGATGTTCGTTACTGCAGCACCCGGCTGCGCTTTCGTCTGAAAAAAACAGCATCGGCTGACAGCCTTTCTCTTAAAGCGCTGGAAGATTTGCTAAATTTATCAGTTGCTCTGCCCTATCAAGAAGAAAAAGATGTTGAAAAATATGAAGGCGAGGTTCGTCATTATATGAAAATGACAGCAGGAATGGCTTATGTCTGTTTTCCTTGGGCTGCGCATAGGGCTGTTTTCCACTTTGATGAACCTCTTACATTTACTAAAGCTGTCATTAAATTAGCTGTGGAAGAAAGGAAAAACAATGACAGAACAACTGCCGCAAACAAGAACTGA
- a CDS encoding DUF1934 domain-containing protein: MQIEIKNTVQTDGRTETICETHDCQFSQKKGTSYIIYHNAEKEQVLLKYRNEELAMIRYSKPKSIMTFRENHLTAAQISTPLGSQKLLIETENLSVQPEKQRIIVDYTLKQAETEAVFANYHLAISWYEKLS, translated from the coding sequence ATGCAAATCGAAATTAAAAATACAGTCCAAACAGACGGCCGGACAGAAACCATCTGTGAAACCCATGACTGCCAATTCAGTCAAAAAAAGGGAACATCCTATATTATATATCATAATGCTGAAAAAGAGCAGGTTCTGCTTAAATATAGGAATGAAGAACTGGCGATGATTCGCTATTCAAAGCCTAAATCAATCATGACATTCCGAGAAAATCACCTGACAGCAGCCCAGATTTCCACTCCTTTGGGCAGTCAGAAGCTACTGATAGAAACGGAAAATCTTTCTGTTCAGCCCGAAAAACAGAGGATAATAGTCGATTATACATTGAAGCAGGCAGAGACTGAAGCTGTTTTTGCGAATTATCATTTAGCAATAAGCTGGTACGAGAAGCTGTCTTAA